In Ptiloglossa arizonensis isolate GNS036 chromosome 6, iyPtiAriz1_principal, whole genome shotgun sequence, a single window of DNA contains:
- the LOC143148657 gene encoding small subunit processome component 20 homolog gives MKNKPIRHKESNTFQFKTFSERVSEIDVDVFHRVAHRNEEDNEEVETYFHQTLQKWNFLNLTEGYCIFKKKLRDIVTLPQLINQKQLVIDTLIEYLEMKDVLFLQPILELVVAVSKDLQKDFYEYFPRFLSVIINLLQTKDTEQIEYTFTSLAYLFKFLWRYLVKNVKTVFDLLLPLLADTQPVYVNSFAAESFAFVVRKVKDKDSFLKTLLLILEDNPNTVQGCGKLLFEVISGTPGQFHSCAEQMLSLYFSALNIESVNQNLTFKILKEIVNCFVQNIHPQNCKVFWSVMLNILDVFIEKTKKFQPAAEREKSLILVMQLLCIVINYKNGKLVVDPVPLIKKLTQTIDIFEDDSDVLQEVINAAVAILLAANIKLMQETSSQILIKIMTMKDVKLLHQAVESLMHYSAFETLILPQVIRHCIATNINNDSLQLFTKIVIAKAPLCINGINLNKWKKYVLDIRGAKPDSINFFLKELKAISDINIPNNVLKILIILPHMKPLPEEFKDILKEGISFLYKQILNNANTESNTSKLCFTFLLALESAIHILEPENLHEFMTTHNIRILDLITKYPEDRLILNTVDLCITFFSTSQQREMYINQIVFDNLNNSIAHKLSSPYSEIRLIVTHLYSLFSNVKEIALSDKNTGESVMELMYLAECISVTVQSYRDRLLHLQSLVFEGNAVSCLHSKYSELPLRYLIGNLYVNFSLLWEPISKIIATYAVKECEIFWPIFLTELKYNHKLTIDHAPLYECDIISKIEVAIQKVNDKPDYENHKILLWKCMAHFTHFCEMKNRDITGLFIDYVNNNFFKSDSEDAKCCSILKPQEVNISDNAIEIDVQHDSNNESEENEMDEKEEKETIFSTEMNLKQMFMSSRSYKTKLLIAQLEIFEKVTNPKTLYRESEMQKIYLDLLSSKSPDIQKAALNCLLTYKHKYLLPYKDNLCNMINEKNLKNELTHFKIDSESNMIQNEHRNEFIPILMRLIYAKMVSKTGMRTGGKVGGNMKRKMILRFLAGTEENEMIIFTEMAFKPFKKYISLELDEKINLKQLTHNIINTVDLNNVIPPKRLQSATNLLAILIEQFGSKMAHKLLPYLLGLVICILAEVTGILQKSDKVFVGYLQSIKSVRTSCILILARFFGHFENYAWSEYEIDALFNVAVFPWLEKLPVEGIHSPTPLLKLFMAWSQNSRYYSLFIKYREDNKSISPLPYIMQLLLGPKTHASVVNAILEMIEKMVILQDYGKTNENDMEIDTSFIPLTPIVTNLLEINKEVSSNDINYGSIILLPHVFSILEYIKKKLEKSNRGVNKTELVILSRISEFVKDADACDTLLTLILPILVKRAAIGDAEETTIELLTTVINLIKHIRKPEIHMRAILPLLSMISAIPVRKLFLELYKTIAETSTEGYRETLVQNYDLITALNAWDRRWLDQPDFQKRLDAFTVINNAIEKDEITLEFGIAIIYNCYYFLKNETDLAMRDYAGQCLKLIGPKLAKKYKENILDRRYLMDDTILVLIRKGIVSKNEVVRFQSIGFLGCMAMECPEVHPILQDLSLLTNKVDPEVDFFENMQHLQMHRRARALLKFCNIAMTLKKMPNPKTLTQFILPLASSYLCNEIYIHKNSIVDAAIETVGTVCRLLPWYQYEIILKHYLRKLKSSVEFQKQLVRIIVIILDSFHFNLSKYKSVEEFSELGNAKTAKENEVVYDKKEKEENKYNEKNIDENIHQEVEEKLDEVLNFETVENAEEVVATVQKEADEDVLVMEKQTVLSQNGAQRVVFCISKELLPQLHCSIIARTKHERSHKINKKKISLENEEEELMRVPIALAFVKLLQKLPEYILSINLPGIFMKLCTFLKSRLESVRRVTREVLQKIMITLGPKYLHYLLREMNTLLTKGFQVHVLAFTVQSVLVALKPYFQIKDINENLQSILSVCKIDLFGLTAEEKEVMGIVKNVVEAKSTKSFDIFHILAQYITESCLVDLILPLKEVLMRTHSHKTVQKVVECLRNIVLGLADNTFIPMEQMLIFLYGVTSESIPELIPKREEKQFTEKEAKAFARQKPDSFIIPPQPKNRMGIKVASKTSKNTNVHIIIEFGLKLFHILLKRDKISGADFKPFVDPFVPFMNECLKSQHIKLSTLALQCLNWLLKMDLSSIQETISDICSSIFSILHKYAAAGLSKGDNFDLVMASFKCMSVIVRDVKHYTISTNQLKVLIMYAEQDMHNSNKQATAFGLLKAIIARKMVFPEMYVVMNKVAALSITSELEHVRLQSRSVFYSYLMEYPLGKHLHKHISFYLTQLGYETQPGRLSALEMLHSIITGFPLKTLILKSGFIFIVASARLVNDEDPTCRKLCAKCIKEMITRIPYNNRNKLFDIVVEWLKDTKIMHRILAAQLCGIFVTVEKDTFECRLKEILPLLLRQFHAKFDDKDEPGRFVKLHTVETELQMQSNIKDPERMKDHHMFQVLQLLLKISANCTAFLKNEEYTEAIRLFAEYSQYLLAHPHMWVRLAASQMIGFILAALDVDKIIDILENPEKGEMETSYMYSEPTIVLKSLTLDLIAQLEPDMMFEDLADQAIKNLIFIARILKSIKTSNIEIVDQDDQVKEKDKSQLSLAWLVRRLRKAVNVEITQAPKSTIVRTAFFKWVAGAVVTIPMEYLNKILFNIMSPIAREMSSLEKTNIPLRRLAKEAAVMIKKRLGNEEYTRLLSRVQQKLDVKKAERRKSRTQQFITDPELAAKRKIARQQKKKEAKKRKLDTMKGKKKIPKKRPKKEVDLDII, from the exons ATGAAGAATAAACCAATTCGTCATAAAGAATCAAATACCTTTCAG TTTAAAACATTTTCTGAAAGGGTAAGTGAAATCGACGTCGATGTATTTCACCGTGTCGCTCATCGAAATGAAGAAGACAATGAAGAAGTGGAAACATACTTCCACCAAACTCTTCAGAAATGGAATTTTCTTAACCTCACAGAAGGTTACTGCatctttaaaaagaaacttcGTGACATTGTCACTCTTCCACAATTGATTAATCAAAAGCAATTAGTAATTGACACATTAATAGAATATTTGGAGATGAAAGATGTTCTGTTTCTACAACCAATTTTAGA ATTAGTGGTAGCTGTGTCAAAAGATTTACAAAAGgatttttacgaatattttcctcgatttttATCTGTTATCATTAATTTATTACAGACAAAAGATACAGAACAAATAGAATACACATTTACATCATTGGCTTATTTATTCAAGTTCTTATGGCGGTATTtagttaaaaatgttaaaactgTATTTGACTTGTTGCTACCATTGTTAGCAGATACACAGCCAGTTTATGTAAATAGTTTTGCAGCAGAAAGTTTTGCATTTGTAGTGCGCAAAGTTAAAGACAAAGATTCTTTCTTAAAAACATTATTACTTATCTTGGAAGATAATCCTAACACAGTACAAGGATGTGGCAAATTATTATTTGAAGTAATATCTGGTACACCAGGACAGTTTCATTCATGTGCAGAACAAATGCTTTCATTGTATTTTAGTGCATTAAACATTGAGTCTGTTAAtcaaaatttaacatttaaaatactaaaagaaattgttaattgttttgtacaaaatatacacCCACAAAATTGTAAAGTATTCTGGTCTGTGATGTTGAATATTTTAGATGTATTTATTGAAAAAACCAAGAAGTTTCAACCAGCAGCTGAAAGAGAAAAAAGTTTGATTCTTGTAATGCAATTGTTATGCATAGtcattaattataaaaatggaaaattggtTGTAGATCCTGTACCTCTAATTAAAAAACTAACACAAACTATAGACATTTTTGAAGATGATAGTGATGTATTACAAGAAGTTATAAATGCAGCAGTTGCTATTCTTTTAGCAGCCAACATTAAGTTAATGCAAGAGACATCTAGTCAAATATTAATCAAGATTATGACCATGAAAGATGTTAAGTTATTACATCAAGCTGTTGAAAGTTTAATGCATTATTCAGCATTTGAAACTTTGATATTACCCCAGGTAATACGACATTGTATTGCTACTAACATCAATAATGACAGTTTACAATTGTTTACTAAAATAGTTATAGCAAAAGCACCATTATGTATTAATGGTATCAATCTAAATAAGTGGAAGAAATATGTTTTAGATATACGAGGTGCCAAACCTGATAGTattaacttctttttaaaagaattaaaagCCATATCAGACATTAATATACCAAATaatgtattgaaaatattaattattttaccacATATGAAACCTTTACCGGAAGAATTCAAAGATATTTTAAAAGAGGGAATATCATTTCTATATAAGCAGATATTGAACAATGCTAATACAGAAAGCAACACATCTAAACTATGTTTCACTTTCTTATTAGCTTTAGAATCGGCAATTCACATTTTAGAGCCTGAAAATCTACATGAGTTCATGACTACACATAATATAAGAATATTGGATCTTATAACTAAATACCCTGAGGATAGATTGATTTTAAATACAGTGGATTTATGTATAACATTTTTTAGTACCTCACAGCAAAGGGAAATGTATATAAATCAAATTGTCTTTGATAACTTAAATAATAGCATTGCACATAAATTAAGTTCACCTTACAGTGAAATTCGTTTAATTGTAACTCACTTATATTCATTGTTTTCCAATGTTAAAGAAATTGCATTGTCTGACAAAAATACTGGAGAAAGTGTCATGGAACTTATGTATTTGGCAGAATGTATATCTGTAACTGTACAAAGTTACCGTGACAGATTGTTGCACTTACAGAGCTTAGTATTTGAAGGTAATGCAGTATCATGTTTACATTCCAAATACAGTGAACTTCCACTACGTTATTTAATAGGGAatttgtatgtaaatttttctctACTTTGGGAACCTATCAGTAAGATTATAGCTACTTATGCTGTTAAAGAATGTGAAATATTTTGGCCAATATTCTTGactgaattaaaatataatcatAAATTGACTATAGATCATGCACCATTATATGAGTGTGACATTATTTCTAAAATAGAAGTTGCAATACAAAAAGTTAACGACAAACCAGATTATGAAAATCATAAAATTCTTTTGTGGAAGTGTATGGCACATTTTACACATTTCTGTGAAATGAAAAACAGGGACATAACTGGATTGTTTATTGattatgttaataataatttttttaaatcagaTTCTGAAGATGCTAAGTGTTGTAGCATTTTAAAGCCACAAGAAGTAAATATTTCTgacaatgcaatagaaattgatGTTCAACATGATAGTAATAATGAGTCTGAAGAGAACGAAATGGATgaaaaagaggagaaagaaacTATATTTTCTACAGAAATGAACCTTAAACAAATGTTTATGTCAAGTAGGAGTTACAAAACAAAACTTTTAATTGCACAACTGGAGATATTTGAAAAGGTGACAAATCCAAAAACATTGTACAGGGAATCAGAGATGCAAAAAATTTACTTAGATTTATTGTCATCAAAAAGTCCTGATATTCAAAAAGCTGCTTTAAATTGTCTTCTCACTTACAAGCATAAATATCTATTACCGTACAAAGATAATTTGTGCAATAtgattaatgaaaaaaatttgaaaaatgaattgaCACATTTCAAAATTGATAGTGAGAGCAACATGATACAGAATGAACATCGAAATGAATTCATACCTATACTCATGAGATTAATTTATGCAAAAATGGTTTCAAAAACAGGAATGAGAACTGGTGGCAAAGTTGGAGGAAatatgaaacgaaaaatgattttACGTTTCTTAGCTGGTACTGAAGAAAATGAAATGATCATATTTACAGAAATGGCATTCAAaccttttaaaaaatatatatcactCGAATTGGAtgaaaaaatcaatttaaaaCAACTTAcacataatattattaatacagtCGATTTGAATAATGTTATTCCACCTAAACGTTTACAGAGTGCTACAAATTTACTTGCAATCTTAATAGAACAATTTGGTAGTAAAATGGCTCATAAGTTGTTACCTTATTTACTTGGTTTGGTAATATGCATTTTAGCTGAAGTTACTGGAATCTTACAAAAATCAGACAAAGTTTTCGTTGGTTATTTACAATCTATCAAAAGTGTACGAACAAGTTGCATCTTAATATTGGCAAGATTCTTTGGTCATTTTGAAAACTATGCATGGAGTGAATATGAAATAGATGCCTTGTTTAATGTAGCAGTATTTCCATGGTTAGAGAAACTGCCTGTGGAGGGTATTCACAGCCCTACTCCATTATTAAAGTTGTTTATGGCATGGAGTCAAAACTCTCgatattattcattatttatcaAATATCGTGAAGATAATAAATCTATCAGTCCTCTTCCATATATTATGCAACTTCTTCTAGGTCCTAAGACTCATGCATCTGTAGTGAATGCGATACttgaaatgattgaaaaaatgGTAATATTACAAGATTATGGAAAGACAAATGAGAATGATATGGAAATTGATACATCTTTCATTCCTTTAACACCTATTGTTACTAATTTACTTGAAATAAACAAAGAAGTTTCGTCCAATGACATTAATTATGGATCTATTATACTTCTTCCTCATGTTTTCAGTATCttagaatatattaaaaaaaaacttgaGAAATCAAACAGAGGAGTGAATAAAACAGAGTTAGTCATTTTATCACGAATTTCTGAATTTGTAAAAGATGCAGATGCATGTGATACACTTCTTACTCTCATTTTACCAATATTAGTGAAAAGAGCTGCTATTGGAGATGCAGAAGAAACGACTATTGAATTACTTACAACTGTTATAAACCTTATAAAACACATCAGAAAACCTGAAATCCATATGCGTGCAATATTACCTTTATTGAGCATGATATCAGCTATACCTGTTCGCAAACTTTTCTTGGAACTTTACAAAACTATTGCTGAAACATCTACGGAAGGTTATCGTGAGACACTAGTACAAAATTATGATTTAATAACTGCACTGAATGCATGGGATCGCAGATGGCTTGATCAACCAGATTTTCAAAAAAGACTGGATGCATTTACTGTGATTAATAATGCAATAGAAAAAGACGAAATTACATTAGAGTTTGGTAtagctattatttataattgttattattttcttaaaaatgaaaCAGATTTAGCAATGAGAGATTATGCAGGACAGTGTCTCAAACTTATTGGCCCCAAATTagcaaaaaaatataaagaaaatatattagaTAGACGTTATCTAATGGATGACACAATTTTAGTACTTATAAGAAAAGGGATTGTTAGTAAAAACGAAGTTGTACGATTTCAGTCAATAGGCTTCTTAGGGTGTATGGCTATGGAGTGTCCAGAAGTACATCCTATTTTGCAAGATTTATCATTGTTAACTAATAAAGTGGATCCTGAAGTggatttctttgaaaatatgCAACATCTGCAAATGCACAGAAGAGCTCGTGCATTACTTAAATTTTGTAACATAGCAATGACATTAAAAAAGATGCCAAATCCAAAAACATTAACGCAGTTTATCCTTCCTCTTGCCTCTTCATATTTGTGCAATGAAATCTATATACATAAAAACAGTATTGTTGATGCTGCAATTGAAACAGTTGGAACTGTGTGTAGACTTCTACCTTGGTATCAATATGAGATcattttaaaacattatttaagGAAATTAAAAAGTTCTGTTGAATTTCAAAAACAACTTGTTAGAATAATTGTCATTATTTTAGATTCTTTTCACTTTAATTTATCAAAGTATAAGTCTGTTGAAGAATTTTCAGAATTAGGAAATGCTAAAACTGCCAAAGAAAATGAAGTAGTttatgataaaaaagaaaaagaggaaaataaatacaatgaaaaaaatattgatgAAAATATTCATcaagaagtagaagaaaaattagatgaagttttaaattttgaaactgtTGAAAATGCTGAAGAAGTTGTAGCAACAGTTCAGAAAGAAGCAGATGAAGATGTACTTGTGATGGAAAAGCAAACAGTACTTTCACAAAATGGAGCACAAAGAGTTGTGTTTTGTATATCTAAAGAATTATTGCCTCAACTTCATTGTTCTATTATAGCAAGAACCAAGCATGAAAGAAGtcacaaaattaataaaaagaaaatttcattggaaaatgaagaagaagaattaatgCGAGTTCCCATTGCACTTGCATTTGTTAAATTATTACAGAAATTACCTGAATATATTCTAAGTATCAATTTACCAGG AATCTTTATGAAATTATGCACATTCTTAAAATCACGTTTGGAGTCAGTACGACGTGTTACACGAGAAGTATTACAAAAAATTATGATAACTTTGGGTCCAAAGTATCTTCATTATTTGTTAAGAGAGATGAATACATTGTTAACAAAAGGTTTTCAAGTTCATGTCCTTGCATTCACAGTGCAATCAGTGTTAGTTGCTCTAAAACCATATTTTCAGATAAAAGATATTAATGAAAATCTTCAAAGTATTTTATCT GTCTGTAAAATAGATCTATTTGGGTTAACTGCAGAGGAGAAAGAAGTAAtgggaattgtgaaaaatgtagtAGAAGCAAAGTCTACAAAAAGTTTTGATATTTTTCACATACTGGCACAATATATTACAGAATCATGTTTGGTGGATTTAATTTTACCATTGAAAGAAGTGCTCATGAGAACACACTCACATAAAACTGTACAAAAAGTAGTAGAATGTTTAAGGAATATAGTATTGGGTTTAGCTGATAATACCTTTATACCAATGGAACAAATGTTGATATTTCTTTATGGAGTAACTTCAGAAAGCATTCCCGAGCTTATACCTAAGAGAGAGGAAAAGCAATTTACAGAGAAAGAAGCAAAAGCATTTGCTAGACAAAAACCAGATTCCTTCATTATACCGCCTCAACCAAAAAATAGAATGGGCATAAAAGTTGCTTCAAAAACATCGAAAAATACTAATGTCcatattattatagaatttgGTTTAAAACTCTTTCATATTTTACTGAAAAGAGACAAAATATCTGGTGCAGATTTCAAACCTTTTGTAGATCCATTTGTACCATTTATGAACGAATGCTTAAAATCTCAACATATTAAG TTAAGCACTTTAGCTTTACAGTGTTTAAACTGGCTGCTTAAAATGGATTTATCCTCGATACAGGAGACAATCTCCGATATCTGTTCATCCATCTTTAGTATATTGCACAAATACGCTGCGGCGGGTTTAAGCAAAGGAGATAATTTTGACCTCGTTATggctagtttcaaatgcatgtCTGTAATCGTTCGTGATGTAAAACACTACACGATTAGCACGAATCAATTAAAAGTTCTTATTATGTATGCCGAGCAAGATATGCATAATAGTAATAAACAGGCAACAGCGTTCGGTTTACTTAAAGCAATAATTGCTAGAAAAATGGTTTTCCCGGAAATGTATGTTGTCATGAACAAAGTTGCTGCTCTAAGCATTACATCGGAATTAGAACATGTTAGACTGCAATCTCGCTCGGTCTTCTACTCGTATTTGATGGAATATCCTCTTGGAAAACATTTACACAAACATATATCATTCTATTTAACACAACTTGGTTACGAGACGCAACCTGGTCGACTTAGTGCGTTAGAAATGCTTCACAGTATCATTACAGGGTTTCCATTA aaaacTTTGATTTTGAAGTCAGGCTTCATATTTATAGTGGCAAGTGCGAGATTAGTGAACGATGAAGATCCAACTTGTCGCAAATTATGTGCCAAATGTATCAAAGAAATGATCACACGCATACCTTATAATAACAGAAATAAACTTTTTGACATAGTAGTGGAATGGTTAAAAGATACTAAG ATAATGCATCGTATTTTGGCTGCTCAGTTATGCGGTATATTTGTAACAGTGGAAAAAGATACTTTCGAATGTCGCTTGAAAGAAATATTACCCCTTCTATTGAGACAATTCCATGCAAAGTTTGATGACAAAGATGAACCTGGCCGTTTTGTAAAATTACATACAGTTGAAACTGAATTACAAATGCAATCAAACATCAAGGATCCTGAAAGAATGAAAGATCATCATATGTTTCAAGTCTTACagttgttattaaaaatatcggCAAATTGTACAGCGTTCCTCAAAAACGAAGAGTACACGGAAGCTATCCGTTTGTTTGCTG aATACAGTCAATATTTACTGGCACATCCGCATATGTGGGTTCGTTTAGCAGCATCTCAAATGATCGGTTTTATCTTGGCTGCCCTCGACGTTGACAAAATTATAGACATTTTAGAGAATCCTGAAAAAGGCGAAATGGAAACCAGTTACATGTATTCTGAACCTACCATTGTTTTAAAGAGTTTAACATTGGATTTAATTGCACAATTAGAACCTGATATGATGTTCGAGGATTTGGCCGATCAagctattaaaaatt